The DNA sequence GATATTAATCATAAGTAACTAGACAAgtgataaatgaaaaatacaacaTATTTACTATTCCCAACGTATGCTATATGGATGTAATGCCACATAGCACATCATTGAAAGTCTGGATTCTTTTTCAATGGGAAAGCCCATGGGACATGAATCATTTGACCACCGGCATACAATTCAATATTATTCATCAAGATtgtatattcaaaatttatcaaCAAATAAAGACAAAGAAAGTAATTAAGTGTCAAACAGAAAGCTCagctaattaacaaaaaaatatgatggTGCCATACTGCCCATTAATCATTCACtagttgaaacaaaaaattattgaaatttttataaataaataaaaaaatcattataaaatccTTGGAatcatgaatttaaatttaattccttattagaataataaaatctttgaaaaccgtaaaaaatttaatcaaacctccaaaataaaataattaaaaatgaccttataaatttcatttttcttatatatataagattatttcaactatttttttgaaaaacatttacaTGACATATATATCTTTAATATTGCAAAATTTTATTGTAgttgataaatcaaataaaaactttttctaacaattgaaatgtttgacatttaaaatttttttaaaaaaatcaacaaacaaaATGATAGATAAAGTCATGAAATCATGAActtaattatttcattaatataataaaaacaatttttagatgcaatttaaaataaaatctcaatcttttttttcaaaattgaaaagtacCTCACTTAGAGtgttaatattataaaacattttaatataAGAAGTTCCAGTATCGATTTATAATATCGATTGTTAGAAGTATACgatgaaatttatattatcagatctaaatacaaatatatgatattatgatacaaatataagatcaaatttttttaaaaaaaatgagatcaaaACTTAAGAGTAGTAAGATACAAATTTAGTTACCCAACTTTAACCAAATCCAAGAATAGAAGAGATGAAATGCAACATCACCTTCATTCCCTAAACCAAATCCACAATTAGTGTGTCATCAAATGACTAATCAATGTGGATTGTGGTTGAGTTGATTTTGGAAATGTTAAAACGGGTGCCTAACCAATGTGGAGTGATGGTACGGCCCTCACTAGAAATTGTTGAAATTGTTTGGAGGTGGGCCAGCACGAAAATTCCTAAGAAAGAGGTCCATGATCATTTTCCACatccaaacaaaacaaataaagagcATACAAACAAATCccccaaacaaacccttattcACCTTCCCCACCACACCACCAATTTCCTCACTTCTCGCCCCTAATCTTTCCCGAAATAGTTATGGCCTCCTCCAAGTCCAAATCCAAGCCGAAGCCGAAGCCCCAACCCCAACCCCAGTCCCAGCTCCCACCACAAACCCATCCCCAGCTCCCATACTACACCCCAGTCCCTTCCCAGCCGGCTTCTGAGCGAAACTACGTCGTTTTGCCCCTTTACATCCCCCTCCTTCACCGCCGCTGCAACAGGTTCCGCCTACTCACCGCCGCCTCCGTCCTCCTCCTTGTGGCCTCCACCTTCGTCCTGTGGCCATCCGACCCCGACGTCAGTATCGTCCGCCTCCGGCTTAGACGAATCGCAGTCCACACCTTTCCGCGGCTGTCGCTGGACGTGTCCATGTCCTTGATGGTGAGGGTGAGGAACGTGGACCTCTACTCCATGAATTACCGGTCGCTACACGTGGCGATAGAGTATAGGGGGAAGGAGCTGGGGAATGTGACATCGGAGGAGGGGCACGTGAGGGCTAGGGGATCCTCGTTGGTGGACGCGTCGCTGGAGCTGAACGGAGTGGCGGTGTTGTCTGACGTCATTTTCGTGTTGGAAGATCTGGCAAAGGGTACGATCCCTATTGATACGGTGACTGAGGTTCGTGGAAGCATGGGCTTCCTCTTCTTCCAACTTCCTTTGCGGGTAAGCCTTTTATGTTTAGAcatcctttttatttatttatttatttttattgtggaTGAAAATATAGGCcataagaaaaataaggatacatatatatagttccatagaaaaccctaaaaaaaaaaattcactattaaagaagaagaataatccattatataaaaaattagtaaaaatggGAGAGTATTAAGTCACTACTATACAAATCCTTGAAAATCTATgcacaaagaaaaaagaaaaatccataatttttcTTCACCATGCATATTACATCGtgaatttaactaaaaaaaaaggaaatcagGTTTAGATATAACGATAACTCATTTTATCTCAATATATCGATTCGGTAGATAGTTTGACATATTAGAATTAATATATTATGGTGTAAAATTTAATTGTCATAAATTAATACATTAGAATTTTCCTCAATTAGGGTGTAGAAATCTAATTGTGTCAACTTGTTTGTGTTGGTACCAACTCATCTACATAAAGTGTAAAATAAAACCCCTAAACAAACCTATATCAGGATGGTTGGTAGGATAGGATATATTTGGATTGTacgagaaataaaaaataaattataatttaatatttattattaaaaaatattaataaaaataaataaatatatgattaatgATATATCTATATTTCACATCTCAACTTAAGATTTTCAGGTCTCTCTTTAAGATTATCATAActcatataaagaaaatatatataaaaaaaatggataatgtATTATACCATTTAAACTATTTCATATTCaacatatgatatgatatatgataatTTTTGGGATTAGGGCAGGCTTGAAACCAACTTTTCAGTCCTTCAAGGCCTACTAGGACCAAGATAAGGGTGGGGTGAGCCCAAGCTAAGAGGACTTGGGCTTGGTCAGCTTGTTTACATGACTAAGCCTGGTGAAAGATTGAGAGGACAAAGTTACATTCTAACGTATAATGAGTAATGAGTTATTAATGGTTTTTTCAATACATTATgggtttatttgataattattttcgagaatagtttttatttttcaaaaaaaataaaattaggaaaatacGATTCGacaactaaatattattttctgttttctatttttatgaatatataaataaaaaaaaaaacatcttttagttgttttatattgttttcacttattatataaaatgattaaaaataaaaataattttaaaatatatttaaaaatattaaaaacgggttaaaaatattttaagtttccaaacagacttttgttccACAAAACAtcatagaacaatttttaaaaaattattcttaaaaaatgttttaaaaaatagttaccaaacagacctataattttctttttttaaaaaaaaatataatttatcaaacatctaattttatttaaagtgtttttaatactagaaataattcatttgtaattgtatagatattatctgctgtgagtttaaaataaataatatttacataattaaggATAAATcgttacaaatgatatcaaaattgATCTTTAACCTTGATACCTTGATACGGTCTCGTAAGTGATATTTCTTTGTTTGATTATGCAATCACTTAAAAGACAATGAGAACAATGAATGTTGTGTTTGTACGGGCTCATtgttaaatgaaaaaaacttcttaaacatatatatatatatatatatatatatgtacatatgtatgtatatacatAAGTATATgtttatgtatgtatatatgtaagTATATGTTTATGTATGTATGGATTCATGCATTTTGAAACCATGATGACCCTGTGCGACTCACAAATTGGAGGAGTTGTCATTGGCAAAACCTCACTGTCATCATGGGTTATATATTGCCGGATTGcagattcaaattcaaatttctaacCCTTAAATCTGCATCCCTGCACAGACAAAAGTATCATGCCAGGTTTATGTAAATACAAACACTCAGAAGGTCCTCCATCAAAATTGTTACCCTGAGGTGAGACCACACCCACCCATGAAAATCGATTCCTCATTCACTGGATCATGACTCCTCTCTTTACTCACTACTGTTTTTTATGATCAGTGACACAGCTCCAATGGCATCTGGTGGCCGGAGCCAAGCTAGCTACAAAGTCTGATGCTGTCCCTGACCTCTAAATATGTACATTTTTTAAAGGTCTAGGtcgatatatatatacatatacctGTTTCTGTAACTACTGTAATCAAAACATGCTGATCTTCGCTTTTAGATTCATGGCTTCTTCTACTATCTTTGGC is a window from the Vitis riparia cultivar Riparia Gloire de Montpellier isolate 1030 chromosome 9, EGFV_Vit.rip_1.0, whole genome shotgun sequence genome containing:
- the LOC117921594 gene encoding uncharacterized protein LOC117921594, which codes for MASSKSKSKPKPKPQPQPQSQLPPQTHPQLPYYTPVPSQPASERNYVVLPLYIPLLHRRCNRFRLLTAASVLLLVASTFVLWPSDPDVSIVRLRLRRIAVHTFPRLSLDVSMSLMVRVRNVDLYSMNYRSLHVAIEYRGKELGNVTSEEGHVRARGSSLVDASLELNGVAVLSDVIFVLEDLAKGTIPIDTVTEVRGSMGFLFFQLPLRTKVSCQVYVNTNTQKVLHQNCYPE